In Methanosarcina barkeri MS, a single window of DNA contains:
- a CDS encoding HAD family hydrolase has protein sequence MKYLDTTKWHLYNDTVPCLKKAISKDYKNIIVSNHVPELSSLVRDLGISNYFIQVYSSAHLGYEKPNIQMYRKVLDKLEDTSEVTMIGDSYIADVEGAINAGIKAILVRKENTHNYQNYLKI, from the coding sequence ATAAAATACTTAGATACTACAAAATGGCATCTTTATAATGATACAGTTCCCTGTTTAAAAAAAGCGATAAGTAAAGATTATAAAAATATAATAGTCTCAAACCATGTACCTGAATTATCCAGTCTGGTTAGAGATTTAGGAATAAGTAATTACTTCATTCAAGTATATTCGTCAGCACATTTAGGGTATGAAAAGCCAAATATCCAGATGTACAGGAAAGTGCTTGACAAACTCGAAGATACTAGTGAAGTAACAATGATCGGCGATAGTTACATTGCAGATGTCGAAGGGGCAATAAATGCAGGAATTAAAGCAATACTGGTAAGAAAAGAGAACACCCACAATTATCAAAACTACTTAAAAATTTAG
- the modA gene encoding molybdate ABC transporter substrate-binding protein yields the protein MRKELIILLVLLSVSFAIGCAGQKGEAPNATATPATSVTPGTAGPEVITVSAAASLTEAFTNIKSQFEKENPGTSVNLNFASSGNLRRQIEGGAPVDVFASADEAQMNMLANESLIVNNSRKDFAQNSLVLIVPKNSALNITGVKDLADPKVKGIGVGNPDTVPVGNYTRTALTEAGLWSQLENKMVFAEDVKQVLTYVERGEVDAGFVYTSDTKTAEPGTIKIVTNVPVSISVKYPIAVISYSEHKEESQKFIDFVTGKEGQDILKKYGFVSQS from the coding sequence ATGAGAAAAGAACTGATAATTCTGTTAGTATTGTTAAGTGTATCTTTTGCAATAGGATGCGCTGGTCAGAAAGGTGAAGCTCCAAATGCAACGGCGACTCCAGCAACTTCAGTAACTCCAGGTACAGCAGGGCCTGAAGTTATAACTGTTTCTGCGGCTGCTAGCCTTACAGAAGCTTTTACAAATATTAAATCCCAGTTTGAGAAGGAAAACCCCGGAACAAGTGTAAACCTTAATTTTGCAAGTTCGGGGAACCTGCGCAGGCAGATTGAAGGAGGAGCACCTGTTGACGTTTTTGCTTCAGCTGATGAGGCTCAAATGAATATGCTTGCCAATGAATCACTTATCGTAAACAATTCAAGAAAAGACTTTGCTCAAAATTCTCTTGTGCTTATTGTCCCTAAAAATAGTGCTCTTAATATTACTGGCGTGAAAGATCTGGCTGACCCTAAAGTTAAGGGAATTGGCGTTGGAAATCCTGATACAGTCCCTGTTGGAAATTATACACGTACAGCATTGACTGAAGCGGGTTTGTGGAGTCAGCTAGAAAATAAGATGGTATTTGCCGAAGACGTCAAACAGGTACTCACATACGTGGAAAGAGGAGAAGTTGACGCAGGGTTCGTATACACAAGCGACACAAAAACTGCAGAACCAGGAACTATCAAAATCGTTACAAATGTGCCTGTTAGTATTTCTGTTAAGTATCCGATAGCTGTGATTTCTTATTCCGAGCATAAAGAAGAATCTCAGAAGTTCATTGATTTCGTAACCGGGAAAGAAGGACAGGATATACTGAAAAAGTATGGTTTTGTTTCCCAATCGTAA
- a CDS encoding IS701 family transposase — MDINPPKCTDIDYINFLIAASNVFSCTEAARCYPDIANAPSHDAFTRCLQRQPPDTEALWEEVKSYVKLKGGYLIVDDSTLDKPYAEEIAFVRRMWSGKHHRTVKGIGLVTLVWTDGTTVIPIDFRIYNIDVDDKTKNDHFRDMLDKAEERGFNPKFVLFDTWYASVKNLKAIRQKEWHFLTRLKNNRLVNPDNKGNVPLETVDIPPKGRVVHLKAYGFVKVFRIVSKNGDTQHWVTDVQEMDEAKREDLAKKSWKIEEYHRGIKQFCGVEKCQARKEESQRAHIMFSLRAFLRLELQRIKSGISWFESAMKIRRVAVTEYLRNPQYTLN, encoded by the coding sequence ATGGACATAAATCCACCTAAGTGTACCGACATTGACTACATTAATTTTCTCATTGCGGCTTCTAACGTTTTTAGCTGTACTGAAGCTGCTAGATGTTATCCAGACATAGCTAATGCTCCTTCTCATGATGCTTTTACTCGTTGCCTTCAAAGGCAACCTCCAGACACGGAAGCACTATGGGAGGAAGTAAAAAGTTATGTCAAGCTTAAGGGAGGATACCTAATTGTTGATGATTCAACATTAGATAAACCATACGCAGAAGAAATTGCTTTTGTTCGTCGTATGTGGAGTGGAAAACATCATCGTACTGTAAAGGGAATAGGCCTGGTTACCTTAGTTTGGACTGACGGTACAACCGTTATACCTATCGATTTTCGAATTTATAACATCGATGTAGACGACAAAACAAAGAATGACCATTTCCGTGATATGCTTGACAAGGCCGAAGAACGTGGTTTTAATCCCAAATTCGTTTTATTTGATACATGGTATGCAAGTGTGAAAAACCTTAAAGCCATTAGACAGAAAGAGTGGCATTTCCTTACAAGATTGAAAAATAATCGTTTGGTAAATCCTGACAACAAGGGAAATGTGCCACTTGAAACAGTAGATATTCCTCCAAAAGGACGTGTGGTTCACCTCAAAGCATATGGATTTGTAAAGGTGTTTAGGATAGTTTCAAAAAATGGAGACACGCAACACTGGGTTACAGATGTGCAAGAGATGGATGAAGCAAAACGTGAAGATTTGGCAAAGAAGTCATGGAAAATTGAGGAATATCATAGGGGAATAAAACAGTTCTGTGGTGTCGAAAAATGTCAGGCAAGAAAGGAAGAATCACAAAGAGCACATATAATGTTCTCATTAAGAGCTTTTCTTAGACTGGAATTACAAAGAATCAAAAGTGGAATATCCTGGTTTGAAAGTGCTATGAAAATTAGAAGAGTGGCAGTGACAGAATACTTAAGGAATCCCCAATACACGTTAAATTAA
- a CDS encoding potassium-transporting ATPase subunit KdpA, protein MIIHRNVALLLFPIAFVFSIVLTYQGVVQNLDPHLM, encoded by the coding sequence CTGATAATACACCGCAATGTTGCTCTCTTACTTTTTCCAATAGCTTTCGTTTTTTCAATTGTTTTAACTTATCAGGGTGTCGTCCAGAATCTTGATCCGCACTTGATGTAA
- the nifU gene encoding Fe-S cluster assembly scaffold protein NifU: MDYSLKVMDHFSNPRNMGSIENSDGIGEVGNAKCGDIMKIYLKVEDNRIADVKFQTFGCGAAIASSSMATEMIKGKTLEEAWKLSNKAVAEALDGLPPIKMHCSMLAEEAIHEAINDYLKKKGLEPWTE, from the coding sequence ATGGATTACAGCCTTAAAGTAATGGACCACTTTTCAAATCCAAGAAATATGGGAAGCATTGAGAACAGTGATGGTATAGGAGAGGTTGGGAACGCGAAGTGCGGAGATATAATGAAAATCTACCTCAAGGTAGAAGATAATCGGATTGCGGACGTGAAGTTCCAGACCTTCGGATGCGGAGCTGCAATCGCATCAAGTAGTATGGCAACTGAAATGATTAAAGGAAAAACTCTTGAAGAAGCCTGGAAACTTTCAAACAAAGCCGTTGCAGAAGCCCTTGACGGACTTCCTCCAATAAAAATGCATTGTTCAATGCTTGCAGAAGAGGCGATCCATGAGGCAATTAACGATTATCTAAAGAAAAAAGGGCTTGAGCCGTGGACAGAATAA
- the trkA gene encoding Trk system potassium transporter TrkA, whose amino-acid sequence MKAIVIGAGEVGYHIAKFLSATHDVIVVEKDEDVARRVDELDVQVLEGNGANADILASIIHDADILVAVTGIDEVNIVACMTAKLIIRSHSGWKETKTIARVSNPDYIDVPVTSRSQVGVDIMICPELALASEVAEVLSSPSAIDAEVFAGGKVQMMEFAIRPDSKFVGKQIQDLKLDECCIVSAIFRKQEIIIPHGDDIINANDHMVVVGKPRALEELGRIFGNVEPHRNRILLIGCGIVGFYLAELIDKDENADLKIIEYNKSRCMEVAEMLENALILNGDGTDVNLLREENIEDMDVVLAVTNNDEKNLLCSLLAKQMGARKVIARADRPDYIPLFEMIGIDMAVSPREATVNEVLKLTMGTGIEKLTMLEGEKAEIIEYTTSRYSKIIGKSLEKVKFPKDAIVTTIVHNDDIIIPRGDSVIREGDRVIVFALSSAVSAVEKYFK is encoded by the coding sequence ATGAAAGCAATAGTGATAGGAGCAGGCGAGGTTGGATATCATATTGCAAAGTTTCTTTCCGCCACACACGACGTAATTGTTGTCGAAAAAGATGAAGACGTTGCACGAAGGGTCGATGAACTCGATGTCCAGGTTCTTGAGGGAAATGGTGCAAATGCTGATATTCTCGCCAGTATCATCCACGACGCGGACATTTTGGTAGCTGTCACAGGAATAGATGAAGTCAACATCGTTGCCTGCATGACTGCAAAACTGATCATAAGATCCCATTCCGGATGGAAAGAAACAAAGACAATTGCAAGGGTTAGCAATCCTGATTATATCGATGTGCCTGTAACTTCGAGGTCTCAGGTTGGAGTCGATATAATGATTTGTCCTGAACTTGCGCTCGCCTCAGAGGTTGCCGAGGTCCTTTCGAGTCCTTCAGCTATAGATGCGGAGGTCTTTGCTGGAGGAAAAGTTCAGATGATGGAATTTGCCATCCGTCCTGACAGCAAGTTTGTAGGAAAGCAGATTCAGGACCTCAAGCTTGATGAGTGCTGCATTGTAAGTGCAATCTTTCGGAAGCAAGAAATCATTATTCCCCATGGGGACGATATCATTAACGCAAACGACCATATGGTAGTCGTAGGCAAGCCCAGAGCTCTGGAAGAACTTGGTCGTATTTTCGGGAATGTGGAGCCTCACAGAAATAGGATTCTCCTCATAGGTTGCGGTATTGTGGGATTTTATCTTGCTGAATTGATAGACAAAGACGAGAATGCCGACCTTAAAATTATCGAGTACAATAAAAGCCGCTGCATGGAAGTGGCAGAGATGCTGGAAAATGCTCTTATTTTAAATGGGGACGGCACTGATGTCAACCTTCTGAGGGAAGAGAATATCGAAGACATGGATGTAGTGCTCGCAGTTACGAACAATGACGAAAAAAATCTTCTGTGCTCGCTTCTGGCAAAACAAATGGGGGCAAGGAAAGTGATCGCAAGAGCTGACCGCCCTGATTATATACCTCTTTTTGAAATGATTGGAATTGATATGGCGGTCAGTCCCAGGGAAGCAACCGTAAATGAAGTACTTAAGCTTACAATGGGAACAGGTATCGAAAAGCTTACCATGCTGGAAGGCGAAAAGGCAGAAATTATCGAGTACACTACTTCAAGGTACTCAAAAATCATAGGAAAATCCCTCGAAAAGGTCAAATTCCCTAAAGACGCAATCGTTACCACTATTGTTCATAATGATGACATCATCATACCTAGAGGAGATTCCGTAATTCGGGAAGGAGATAGGGTAATAGTTTTTGCGCTTTCTTCCGCGGTTTCGGCAGTGGAGAAATATTTTAAGTAA
- the cysK gene encoding cysteine synthase A — translation MGRIYSDITWTIGNTPLVRLNRITEGLHADVLAKVESFNPMGSVKDRIGLAMIEKAELEGKIKKGTTVIEATSGNTGIGLACVCAARGYKLILVMPETMTVERRKLLKALGAELVLTPGTEGMKGAVNKAEQMAADDPSLYFIAQQFQNPANPEIHRRTTAEEIWRDTDGKADVIVAGVGTGGTITGIASVIKKRKPEFKAIAVEPAESPVLSGGIPGPHKIQGIGAGFIPDVLQFNLVDEVIKVTGDNAAATSRRLAKEEGILAGISSGAATYAALQVAAREEMSGKTIIVILPDTGERYLSTDLFD, via the coding sequence ATGGGGCGAATATATTCCGACATAACCTGGACAATTGGTAATACGCCTCTTGTCAGGTTAAACCGCATAACAGAAGGTCTACATGCGGATGTGTTAGCTAAAGTAGAGTCCTTTAATCCTATGGGAAGTGTGAAGGACAGAATAGGGCTGGCGATGATTGAAAAAGCCGAACTTGAAGGGAAAATCAAAAAAGGTACCACTGTTATTGAAGCCACCAGCGGTAACACCGGCATCGGACTCGCCTGCGTCTGCGCTGCCCGTGGCTATAAGCTCATACTGGTTATGCCTGAAACAATGACAGTAGAACGAAGAAAACTGCTGAAAGCCCTGGGAGCAGAACTTGTCCTGACTCCGGGAACGGAAGGAATGAAAGGAGCAGTTAATAAAGCCGAGCAGATGGCTGCTGATGATCCTTCACTTTACTTCATAGCCCAGCAATTCCAGAATCCTGCAAATCCAGAAATTCACAGACGTACAACGGCTGAAGAAATCTGGAGAGACACGGATGGCAAAGCAGATGTCATTGTAGCAGGCGTGGGAACAGGCGGAACTATCACAGGCATTGCCAGCGTTATCAAAAAACGGAAACCTGAGTTTAAGGCGATTGCAGTCGAACCTGCCGAATCTCCCGTACTCAGCGGCGGAATCCCTGGACCACATAAAATCCAGGGTATCGGTGCAGGTTTTATTCCTGATGTACTCCAATTTAACCTTGTAGATGAAGTGATCAAAGTAACCGGAGACAACGCCGCTGCTACATCCCGGCGCCTGGCAAAGGAAGAAGGCATCCTTGCAGGCATATCCTCAGGCGCTGCTACCTATGCTGCACTTCAGGTCGCAGCCAGGGAAGAAATGAGCGGAAAGACGATTATTGTGATCTTGCCGGATACGGGAGAGCGTTATCTGAGCACTGACCTCTTTGACTGA
- the nifS gene encoding cysteine desulfurase NifS yields MSIHNCEGASVTIKDKTIYMDNSATTPVRKEVVEEMLPYMTENFGNPSSIYEIGKISKHAIDKARAKVANALGAKENEIYFTSGGTESDNWALKGTAFANRNKGKHIITSSIEHHAVLHTCAWLERQGFEVTYLPVDKYGMVSPEEVKKAIRDDTILISIMLANNEIGTIQPVEEIGKIAKENRIYFHTDAVQAIGHVPINVKKMNIDLLSLSGHKFEGPKGCGALYIRKGTKIDTFLHGGAQERKQRAGTENVPSIVGLGKAIELATAEIEESNKTLLELRGHLIKGLLKIPKTHLNGHPTQRLANNVNVTFEYIEGESLLLLLNANGIFASTGSACNSSSLEPSHVLTACGVPHEIVHGSLRLSLGRMNSKKDVDRVLEVLPEIVQKLRNMSPLTTKEYRTI; encoded by the coding sequence ATGAGTATTCACAATTGTGAAGGTGCAAGTGTGACCATTAAAGACAAAACCATTTACATGGACAACTCTGCTACAACGCCTGTAAGAAAAGAAGTTGTCGAAGAGATGCTTCCTTACATGACCGAAAATTTCGGAAACCCTTCTTCTATCTACGAGATCGGAAAAATCTCAAAACATGCAATAGACAAAGCAAGAGCAAAGGTTGCCAATGCTCTCGGGGCTAAAGAAAACGAGATCTATTTTACATCCGGAGGCACGGAATCCGATAACTGGGCACTTAAGGGGACTGCCTTTGCAAACCGGAATAAAGGAAAACACATAATCACCTCTTCTATCGAACACCACGCAGTCCTGCACACTTGTGCCTGGCTGGAAAGACAGGGTTTTGAGGTAACATACCTGCCTGTTGACAAATACGGAATGGTATCTCCTGAGGAAGTAAAGAAGGCGATTCGAGATGACACTATCCTTATTTCTATAATGCTTGCAAACAACGAAATAGGTACAATCCAGCCTGTAGAGGAAATCGGAAAAATCGCTAAAGAGAACCGGATTTACTTCCATACGGACGCTGTGCAGGCGATAGGCCATGTTCCTATCAATGTCAAAAAAATGAATATCGACCTTCTCTCCCTTTCTGGGCACAAGTTCGAAGGTCCAAAGGGCTGTGGAGCCCTCTACATCCGAAAAGGGACAAAAATAGATACCTTTCTGCATGGTGGGGCTCAGGAAAGAAAACAAAGGGCCGGAACCGAGAACGTTCCTTCCATTGTGGGCCTTGGAAAAGCTATAGAGCTAGCAACAGCCGAAATTGAAGAATCAAATAAAACCCTGCTCGAGCTGAGAGGGCACCTTATTAAAGGTCTTCTGAAAATCCCGAAAACCCACCTCAATGGGCATCCTACACAGAGGCTTGCAAATAACGTGAATGTTACATTTGAATACATAGAAGGCGAATCGCTTCTGCTGCTATTGAATGCGAATGGAATTTTTGCATCTACCGGAAGCGCATGTAACTCTTCTTCTCTCGAACCCTCACACGTGCTTACAGCCTGTGGAGTCCCACACGAAATCGTTCACGGTTCACTCAGACTCAGCCTTGGAAGGATGAATTCCAAAAAAGACGTGGATAGAGTACTTGAGGTTCTACCTGAGATCGTGCAGAAGCTACGAAACATGTCTCCACTTACCACGAAAGAGTACAGGACTATTTAA
- a CDS encoding transcriptional regulator: METPCQKIVWDLVPAIRASLAIELVKKGQSQAASAKLLGIAPSAVSQYISGKRGYKIEFQGETKELIEKLAQDLIDNKVSDFVVR; this comes from the coding sequence ATGGAAACTCCGTGTCAGAAGATTGTGTGGGATCTGGTCCCCGCAATAAGGGCCAGTCTTGCAATCGAACTTGTAAAAAAAGGACAGTCACAGGCAGCGTCGGCAAAGTTGCTGGGGATTGCCCCGTCGGCAGTTTCCCAGTATATATCGGGAAAACGAGGCTACAAAATTGAGTTTCAGGGTGAGACGAAAGAATTGATCGAAAAGCTTGCTCAGGACCTTATCGATAACAAAGTCAGCGACTTTGTAGTAAGATAG
- a CDS encoding TrkH family potassium uptake protein yields the protein MNFRVVLYALGGVLRLLGLIMLVPLGVAYYYGESLTPFLVSILITTLTGFLLLSYKTEEEWMRKEGFAIVALSWLAAAVFGAIPFMLDGISPLNAVFESMSGFTTTGSTILTDIESHPKGILFWRGMIQWLGGMGIIVLFIAILPKLGVAGRQLFRAEAPGPTEDKLKPRIKETARILWVVYFAISLLQVIALLLAGVSLYDAINHTFTTMSCGGFSNYALSVEAFHSPLIEFIITFFMFIAGANFALHYRAIYIDKKFLLKDDEFRFYTVLVLSATALLAILLWRDMGTGIFNSFRFAIFQIVSIITTTGFATVDFNLWPDSAKMVLITVMFIGGCAGSTGGGMKVVRILILLRYSRAELFKAIHPKAIKAVKFNNKNVPDEIVNSIVSFVVIYLLIFLSSTLILSVLGMDIITSFTASIATLGNIGPGLNVIGPMGSFDPIPALGKLVLIANMWIGRLEVYTVILLFTPEFWSK from the coding sequence ATGAATTTTAGAGTTGTCTTATATGCACTTGGTGGTGTGCTCCGGCTCCTGGGACTGATCATGTTAGTCCCTCTCGGAGTTGCATATTATTACGGAGAGAGTTTGACTCCTTTTCTGGTCTCGATTCTAATAACCACTCTTACAGGTTTTCTCTTGCTTTCCTATAAGACTGAAGAAGAATGGATGCGCAAAGAGGGTTTTGCAATCGTTGCTCTGAGCTGGCTTGCAGCTGCTGTTTTCGGTGCAATTCCTTTCATGCTGGATGGGATTTCTCCCTTAAACGCTGTCTTTGAATCCATGTCCGGATTTACTACTACAGGTTCAACAATTCTTACTGATATAGAAAGCCATCCAAAAGGCATCCTTTTCTGGAGAGGAATGATCCAGTGGCTCGGAGGCATGGGTATTATTGTGCTTTTCATCGCTATCCTTCCCAAACTCGGAGTCGCAGGCCGCCAGCTTTTTCGGGCCGAAGCGCCTGGGCCTACTGAGGACAAATTAAAGCCAAGAATAAAGGAGACTGCAAGAATTCTCTGGGTAGTCTACTTTGCAATTTCCCTTCTTCAGGTTATTGCCCTCCTGCTTGCAGGAGTCTCCCTTTATGATGCCATTAACCATACTTTTACTACAATGTCATGCGGAGGTTTTTCCAATTATGCTCTGAGCGTTGAAGCTTTTCACAGCCCTCTTATTGAATTCATAATAACCTTTTTCATGTTCATTGCCGGTGCAAACTTTGCACTTCACTATCGGGCAATTTACATAGACAAAAAGTTTCTTCTTAAAGACGATGAATTCCGTTTCTATACAGTCCTAGTTCTTTCAGCAACCGCGCTTCTTGCTATTCTGCTCTGGCGGGATATGGGCACAGGAATTTTTAACTCCTTCAGATTTGCCATTTTTCAGATAGTTTCGATCATAACAACTACAGGGTTTGCTACAGTAGATTTTAATCTCTGGCCCGATTCTGCAAAAATGGTACTTATAACGGTAATGTTTATTGGAGGCTGTGCTGGTTCTACAGGTGGAGGCATGAAGGTTGTGCGTATCCTTATTCTTCTAAGGTACAGTCGAGCGGAGTTATTCAAGGCCATTCATCCGAAAGCCATAAAAGCCGTTAAATTTAACAATAAAAATGTGCCCGATGAGATTGTCAATTCGATTGTTTCATTTGTTGTTATATATCTGCTTATCTTTCTCTCAAGCACCCTGATTCTCTCGGTTCTGGGCATGGACATTATAACTTCATTTACTGCGTCCATAGCTACGCTTGGTAATATAGGGCCAGGTCTGAATGTCATAGGTCCAATGGGCAGTTTTGACCCCATTCCCGCCCTGGGTAAACTGGTCCTGATTGCAAATATGTGGATCGGTAGGCTTGAAGTTTATACTGTAATTTTACTCTTTACGCCTGAGTTCTGGAGCAAGTAA
- a CDS encoding cupredoxin domain-containing protein yields the protein MGKRMRTGLILLMVLFSIFLAIGCTSKGETYYVKIENSQFYPNSITMYSSDTVRWTNLDPTNHTVVGTGFSSGNIASQDSYDHKFTKIGTYNYYCSIEPSMKGVIIVK from the coding sequence ATGGGGAAAAGAATGAGAACTGGGCTTATTCTTTTGATGGTTTTATTTAGCATATTTCTGGCAATAGGATGCACAAGTAAAGGCGAGACATATTACGTTAAAATTGAGAATTCTCAATTTTATCCAAATTCAATCACAATGTATTCTAGTGATACTGTAAGATGGACAAATCTCGATCCAACTAATCACACGGTCGTAGGAACTGGTTTCTCATCCGGTAATATAGCAAGTCAGGATTCATACGATCATAAATTCACGAAGATAGGGACCTATAATTACTACTGCTCTATTGAGCCTTCCATGAAGGGTGTTATCATAGTAAAATAA
- a CDS encoding quinolinate synthase NadA, with product MSRGQNKTAAIKAESDICCISANAINVVNSVEDKEIIFILDKTLGAFVSLHTDKKIHLWPGFCHVHDDISEENIQKLKKLHLDAEFLEHPECRIEVLNFADRILSTSGIVKEVGNSGFTEFIIRTEREIVRSLKRKYPDKKFYPASKKVFCYNMKKITLEAILNSLQSLEYEIHVQENIRVKARKALNRMLEISGS from the coding sequence TTGAGCCGTGGACAGAATAAGACGGCGGCTATAAAAGCTGAGTCCGATATCTGCTGCATATCGGCAAACGCTATAAATGTAGTAAATTCAGTTGAAGACAAGGAGATTATATTTATTCTGGACAAAACTCTGGGAGCCTTTGTATCTCTTCATACTGATAAAAAGATACATCTCTGGCCCGGATTTTGCCATGTTCATGATGACATCAGTGAGGAAAATATACAGAAATTAAAAAAGCTGCATCTTGATGCTGAATTTCTTGAACATCCCGAGTGCAGAATCGAAGTCCTTAACTTTGCAGACCGGATTCTAAGCACTTCGGGAATTGTAAAGGAGGTGGGAAATTCAGGCTTCACGGAATTTATAATAAGAACCGAAAGGGAAATTGTTCGAAGCCTGAAAAGGAAATACCCGGATAAGAAGTTCTATCCTGCTTCAAAGAAGGTTTTTTGCTACAATATGAAGAAAATAACTCTCGAGGCTATTCTGAACAGCTTGCAGAGTTTGGAATATGAGATTCATGTCCAGGAAAATATAAGGGTTAAAGCCAGAAAAGCCCTGAACAGGATGCTTGAGATTAGCGGATCTTGA
- the cysE gene encoding serine O-acetyltransferase, with product MGIREDIRTVFEKDPAARSTLEVICCYPGLHAIWIHRISHSLWERHFYFLARLLSHISRMLTGIEIHPGAKLGRRVFIDHGSGVVIGETAEVGDDVLIYMGVVLGGTALEKVKRHPTIENDVVIGSGASVLGPITVGRGAKIGAGSVVIRSVPAGATVVGVPARIAETHPSVSAGQLDHDKLPDPGLIVISQILDRLSKLEDKLQAHEELVSGHGKTPQGTALKDEQIYSLLKDVVDPGVGMDIVKLGLVKEVIVDGPNVNVNLVLTTSACPMIEYFKEQIRRKVLSAEGVEKVNVNILDEPWSWDRTKKKVVH from the coding sequence ATGGGAATCAGGGAAGATATCAGGACCGTTTTTGAAAAAGACCCTGCAGCAAGGTCTACGCTTGAGGTAATCTGCTGCTATCCGGGCCTGCATGCTATCTGGATACACCGGATATCTCATTCGCTCTGGGAAAGACACTTTTATTTTCTGGCCCGTCTGCTCTCTCACATTTCCAGGATGTTAACAGGTATTGAAATCCATCCAGGGGCAAAGCTTGGAAGAAGAGTTTTCATAGACCACGGGTCTGGAGTTGTGATTGGAGAAACTGCTGAGGTAGGGGATGACGTTCTGATATATATGGGAGTTGTGTTGGGCGGGACAGCTCTGGAAAAGGTAAAGCGTCATCCTACTATTGAAAATGACGTGGTTATTGGTTCGGGAGCATCTGTACTTGGACCGATTACTGTTGGAAGAGGCGCTAAAATAGGTGCCGGCTCGGTTGTGATCCGGTCAGTTCCAGCCGGAGCTACTGTTGTGGGAGTCCCTGCAAGAATTGCAGAGACACATCCTTCGGTTTCTGCAGGTCAACTTGACCATGATAAGCTGCCTGATCCCGGACTTATTGTGATAAGCCAGATACTTGACAGGCTGAGCAAGTTAGAAGACAAGTTGCAGGCACATGAAGAGTTAGTTTCCGGACATGGAAAAACTCCACAAGGAACAGCGCTTAAGGATGAGCAAATTTATTCCCTGCTAAAAGACGTGGTCGACCCAGGGGTAGGGATGGATATCGTCAAACTGGGCCTGGTAAAGGAAGTAATAGTCGACGGGCCAAATGTGAACGTAAACCTTGTATTGACAACAAGCGCCTGCCCCATGATCGAGTACTTTAAGGAACAAATCCGGCGAAAGGTCCTGAGTGCGGAAGGGGTAGAAAAGGTTAATGTCAATATCCTTGATGAGCCCTGGAGCTGGGACCGAACTAAAAAAAAGGTCGTTCATTAA